The genome window AGGCGTTTGCCGCGGCAAGGGCACTGTGGACGATGGGCCCCAGGCCGATAATAGCCGCTTCGGCGCCGTTTTGGGAAAGACATTCCATGGCGTTGGGGGGAAGCGCATCCCAGGTGGCTGGCAGCGCCGCGCCGATCCCCTGGCCCCGGGGGTACCGCACGGCGATGGGCCCGTCATGGATGGATGCCGTCAAAAGGGCGCGGCGGAGTTCTTCCTCGTCTTTGGGGACGAGGATCGACATGTTGGGGATGTGCCGCAAAAAGGCGATATCAAAAACGCCCTGATGGGTCGCGCCGTCCTCGCCCACAATGCCCGCCCGGTCGATGCAGAAAACGACCGGCAGGTTTTGCAGACACACGTCGTGGACGATCTGGTCATAGGAGCGCTGCAAAAAAGTGGAATATATGGCCACAAACGGGCGGTAGCCCCTGGCCGCGAGCCCGGCGGCAAAGGTCACGGCATGTTGCTCGCAAATGCCCACATCCACGAACCGGTCCGGGAATTTTTCGCCGAACCGGCTAAGACCCGTGCCCTCCGGCATGGCGGCCGTGATGGCGACGATGCGGTCGTTTTTTTCCGCCATTTCCGTAAGGGTTGCGCCGAAAATTTCCGTATAGGAAGGCGGGTGGGAGCCGGGCTGGGTCATCACGCAGACGCCGGTTTCCGGGCTGAATTTACCGACGCCGTGAAAATGGACCGGATTTTCCTCGGCCGGGGCATACCCCTTGCCTTTGATCGTCAGCACGTGGACCAGGGTGGGCTTGTCCACCTCTTTGGCGGTTTCAAGGGCTTTGGTAAGCTCTTCAAGATTGTGGCCACTGACCGGGCCGATATAGTTGAAGCGGAGCGCTTCGAACAGCATGCCCGGCGTGACGAACCCCTTGAGGCTCTGTTGCGCTTTGACGATCAGTTCGCGCAGGTCGCCGCCGACTTTCGGGATGGCGGTGATGAATTCCTCCAGTTCGCGTTTGGCGTGCCGCACCCAGGGAACCGAAAGGCTCCGGCTGAGGAAAAAGGACAGGGCGCCGACGTTTTTGGAGATGGACATTTCGTTGTCGTTCAAGACGACGATGAGTTTTTTCCCGGTCGCCCCGGCCTGGTTCAAGCCTTCGTACGCCTGCCCGGCGGTCATGGAGCCGTCGCCGATGACGGCGATGACGTGGTTGTCGTCCAGCGCCAGATCCCTGGCGAACGCCATGCCCAGAGCCGCCGAGATGGACGTGGAGGAATGCCCAACCCCGAAGTGGTCGTATTTGCTCTCCCTCGGCGAGGGGAAACCCGCGAGGCCGCCGAACTGGCGCAGGGTGTGGAATTCCTTTGCCCGGCCGGTGAGAAGTTTGTACGCGTATGCCTGGTGGCCCACGTCCCAGATCAGGTGATCCTTTTCCGGGTTGAACATTCTGAGCAGCGCCAGGGTGAGTTCCACAACGCCGAGAGACGGCGCCAGATGCCCGCCGGTGCACGAGACGGTCTCCACGATCACCTGCCGGAGCTCGGACGCGAGGGCGGCCGTTTCCTCATAAGTCAGGGCGGCAACATCCGTGGGATGTTTGATGGCGTCGAGCAGGGGCGTTTGGCTGGGCATCCTGTAAGTCCTAGGAATTTCGTTCTACAACATAGCGCGCGAGCGCATGCAGGAACGCGGTTTGCGAACCGGCGTCCGGGAGGGCGGCAATGGCTTTTTCCGCCTCTTCCCGCGCAAGGATGCGGCTTTCTTCCAACCCCAGGAGGGAAGGATACGTCGGTTTTTCGTTGGCGGCGTCGCTGCCGATGGGCTTGCCGAGGAGCGCCGGGTCGCCGATGACGTCAAGCACGTCGTCCATGATCTGGAAGGCGGAGCCGAAGGATTTGCCGTAAACGGCCACGGCCTGTTGCTCGGCGGCGCTCGCCCCGCCGAGGATGGCGCCCGTCAGGCAGGAGGCGGTGATGAGCGCGCCGGTTTTCATGGCGTGCATGCCGCGCAACTGTTCCAGGGTGGCGGTTTTGGCCAGGGTATATTGCATGTCGAGGTATTGCCCGCCGACCATGCCCGGGCCGCCGGCGGCGGTCGCCATGCAGGCCACGGCAGCGAGCACGCGGTCCGCGGGCAGCATGGTCCCGGCGGACGCCATGAACGCGAAGGCGTCGGTCACAAGGGCGTCTCCGGCCAGGATGGCGGTCGCTTCGTCAAATTGCTTGTGGTTCGAGGGGCGCCCGCGCCGCATGTCGTCATCGTCCATGGCGGGCAGGTCGTCGTGGATCAGCGAATAGGTATGGATGCACTCGATGGCGGCAGCAAAGGGCATGACTGCATCGGTAATGGAAGGGCAGGCCTGCCCGTTTTTCTCGCCGAAGGCTTTGGCGAAGGTCAGGCAGAGCACGGGGCGAAGGCGCTTGCCCCCGGCCAGGAGGCTGTAGTCCATGGCGGCGCGCAGACCTTCCGGCAGGCCGGGCAGGAGTCCGAGGCAGCCGGAAAGAAACGCCTCAACGCGCGCGGCTTCGGTTTTGAGGTGTTTTTTCAGCGCATCAGGCGTCATCGTCATTCTCCTCGTCATGTATCATATCAGATCCGGACGCTTCCGGGAAAGCCGAAAGGCCCGAATCGTCCCGGACCGCCACGGCGAGGCGTGCCTTTTCAAGCTGCTCGCGGCAGGCGGCGGCCAGGATTTGCCCTTCCTTGTATAGCAGAACGCTTTTTTCAAGGGCAAGGTCGCCCTTTTCCAATTCGTCAACGATCCATTGCAGCCGTTCCATCTGCTTTTCGAATTTCGGCTTCTGGCTCATTGCGTTCCCTGTTTTGGGCCGGTGCTGCCCGTTCCGGTTTGCGTGGAGCGGGCGGCGGGTTTTCCGGCGGTCTTTTGATCGGCTTTCTTGCCGCTTTTCTTAATGGGCGCGGGGGCGCTTTTTTTCTTCGCGCTCCCGCCCGTCTTTTTCACGGTTTTTTGGGGCGGCGCCTCGGAGGCGCTTTGCATCATCGCCGCGTAAACGGCTTTGTCTTCTTCCGTCAAGCGCAGCAGCGTCAACGCGTCGATGCTCTGGCCGAGGACGGAAACGCCGAGATGCAGGTGCGGCCCGGTCGAGCGGCCGGTACTGCCCACAAGGCCGATGGTCTCGCCGGTTTTGACCGCCTGCCCCTGCCGGGCAATGACCTCGGACATGTGCATGGAAATGCTGACGACGCCGAGACCGTGGTCAAGCACAACGAACTTCCCAGCATAGTAGAAATCGCCGGCAAGCACAACAGTACCGTCGGCGATGGCGGTGATGGGAGAGCCTTCGGCGCCGCGGAAATCCAACCCTTTGTGGGCGCTGCGGGGCTGGCCGTTGAGGACCCGGCGCAGGCCGTACAAACTGGTTATTCTGCCGGGCACGGGCCGGGCCATGGGCAGGCTCCAGTGGCGCGTGCCGCTGCGGGTGTTCAGGGCGGCGCCCATGAGTTTGCGTTCCTGTTCGATGCGTTCCTGCAACTCCGGATCCGGGGTTACGTATTTCGGCGCCACGGTAAGCTTCTGCACGGGGTAGGACCGTTCCCGGATTTTTACCGTGGCCGTCCCGGAAGCGGGCATGGCGTACGCGCCGAGCGCGGCGGTGAAGGAAGCCTTCCAGGTCAGCGGGGCGTCGGTGTCCGGCTGATCCAGAGGTACCGGGAGCAGAACGACCGCTTCGCCGTTTTTGTCAGCAGGGGCCGTGATGGAAGATTTCAAAAAGGTAACGGTCACGGAGGCGAGGCCGGACGCCTTGAAAGAGCAAGGAAAGGCCGTTCCGTCGCCGACCGTTTCCGGGACGGAGACCGTGACGGGCGAGGGGTATACTTCCACCCTCCGGGATTGCGGTTCGGCAGCTGCGGCCATAAGAGGTAAGACCAGGATGCAGCATACGAGGACAAGGGAAAAAATGTTTATGGGATGGCGCATGTCACTTTCCGGATGAAGGGTTGCTGGTTTCGACGCGCACGGGCACGGAACCGTCGCGCAGGATGAGGTCAAGGCCGTCGCCCGGCGCCACGTCGGTAACGGAGCGGACAAAAGCGCCTTTGGCCGAACGGGCTAGAGCGTAGCCGCGTTCGAGCGGCCGCAGGGGATCGAGCCCTTCCAGGCGCAGGGAAAGCCGCTCCACGCCATGTTCCCGCGCGGCAAGAGCGGCGGTAAAGGCTTGGGGGAGGCGGCGTTCAAGGAGTTGCAGGGTGTGGACGGCGCGCTCCCGGTTCGACGCGGCGGCGCGGCCAAGGCGCGCGGTGAGGTTTGCAAGCCGTTCGTCCCAGCGGGCGAGGGTCCTCTCCGGGGAAAGCCAGGTGAGGGCCTTTGCCAGGGCGGCGAGCCTTCCTTCCCGCCAGGCCATGCCGGTCTGCCAGACGCGTTGCAGGTGGAGTTCCACCTCGTCGACCCGCTGGGCCAGTTCGCGCCGTTCGGTCCACAACAGCTGCGCCGCATGGGTGGGGGTGGCGGCGCGCACGTCCGCCACCATGTCGGCGATGGAGACGTCGACCTCATGGCCGATGCCCGCGAGCACCGGGACAGGGGAGGCGAAAACGGCATCCGCCACTATCTCGGTGTTGAAGGCCCACAGATCTTCCAGCGACCCGCCGCCCCGGATAAGGACGATGACTTCGGCCCAACCGTCCGCCGCGGCGCAGCCGAGGGCGGAGGCGATCTGCGCCGGGGCCTCATTCCCCTGCACCAGCGCGGGATAGACCCGGACTTCCCCGCCGAGCCCGCGCTCCGCGCCGACACGCAGGAAATCACGGATTGCCGCGCCGGTCACGGCGGTAACCACGGCCACGCGGACAGGGTTATGCGGCAGGAGGCGTTTGCGGGCAGTGTCAAAGTATCCTTTCTGCAACAACGCGGCCTTGATGCGCTCGAACTCAAGCTGCAACCTGCCCACCCCGGCGTCCTGCGCGATTTCCACCACGAGCTGGTAACTGCCGCGCGGCGGGTACACCGTGAGTTTGCCCGCGCAGATGATTTCCTGGCCGTTTTCCAGGCTCGCGGCAAGGCCGGGCCTGGGGCCGTCCTCGAACACTTCGCCCGTCAGGGGGTCGAAAGCCTCGGTACTTTTCTGGCTGCCTTTGAACCACACGGCGTTGAGGATGGCCTCGTCATCTTTGAGGCTGAAATACAGATGCCCCGAGCCGGGCCGCGAGCAGTTGGAAACCTGGCCGCGCACCCAGACAAAGGGAAAATTTCCCTCAAGCTGGCCTTTGACGGCACGGGTCAACTGCCCCACGGTGAGGATGGCATCGGACATGGGCGCTTATTGCGGCTCCTTGGCGGGCGGCGCGGGCGGGCCTTTTTTGAGCCAGACGTCGATCTCGTCGTCCGCCTTTTTCTTTTGCTCCGGCGAGAGGACGCGGGCGGCGTTCTCGAACCAGTAGGGCATTTCCGTGTGCGGGCCGGAAAGTTCGAAGGTCAGCCCCAGCCAGAGGTAGGCCTGGTACGCGTCCGGCGCCACGGTGCCCACGCCGTCGCGGTAGAGGAGGCCGAGCGCGTACACCGCCGGAACATACCCGCCGGCCACGGCCCGGTGCGTCCAGTAGAGCGCTTTGGGGCCGTTCAGCAGGCCGAGGTCTTTTTTCGCGTACAGGTTGCCCAGGCCGAGCATGGCCGGGGCGTGGCCGTCCTTCACGGCGCGGGTGAACCAGGCGAGGGCCAGCTTGCCGTCTTTATGCACGCCGTCGCCGTCCATGTACATGGTGGCGAGGGCCGTGCGGGCGTTGTTGTTCCCTTTTTCGGCGGCCTTGGCGTAAAGGTTGCGGGCTTTCACCTTGTCCTTCATGACCCCGTCGCCGACCTTGTAGGTCGCGGCCAGGGTTATCATGGCGGACTCGTTGCCTGCGTCCGCCGCCTTGGTCAGCCATGCCACGGATTTGCCCACGTCTTTCGCCACGCCCGTGCCGTACTGGTAGATGTAGCCGAGCAGAAAGGCGGCGTCCATGTTGCCCTGGCCCGCGCTTTTTTCCAGCCAGATAACGGCTTCCGCGCCTTCTTTCACCGGCCCGAAATGCGGCGGAATGGGTTTGACGAGCGCCAGGCCGAGCTCGTATTGCGCGGCGGGGTCCCCTTTCTCGGCGGCGGCGCGTACCGCGGCTTCCGTGAGCGAAGGGGCGGGTGCCGGGGAAACCGGCTTTTCCGCGCCCGGCCCAATCGCGGGAAACCCGCAGATGAGGCCGAACACCAGCGCCAGGGTAATGGTGAACTTTTTCATGGCGGTCTCTACATGTTCCAACCGGCGTACACGGTGGTTTTCCAGGCCGCGAAGGCCTCGGCGAACCCGTCGACCGGCAGTTCCGTCTTTTCGTTGGTGCGGCGGTCTTTCGCTTCGATCACGCCGCGCGCCAACCCCTTGCCGCCGATGACCAGCTGCAGGGGGATGCCGATGAGGTCCGCGTCCTTGAACTTGATGCCCGGCCGTTCGTCGCGGTCGTCCAGCAGGACTTCCAGGCCCTGTTTTTCCAGACAGGCGACGATTTCGTCCGCCTTGGCGTTGGCGTCCGCGCTTTTGGGGTCCAGGTTGAGCACGTTCGCGTGGAACGGCGCCACCGGCGGGGGGAACACAATGCCGCCCTCGTCGTTGTTCTGCTCGATGCAGGCCGCGAGCACGCGGGTGATGCCGATGCCGTAGCAGCCCATGATGGTGGTCTGTTCCTTGCCGTTTTCGTCAAGATACACGGCGCGCAGGGCTTCGGAATATTTCGTGCCGAGTTTGAACACGTGCCCGACCTCGATGCCGCGCGGGAATTCCAGCTTCCCGCCGCAGGCCGGGCAGGGGTCGCCCTCGGCGATCATGCGGATGTCCGCGTATTCCGCAATCGTGGCGTCCCGCGCGAGGCTGACGTTGACGAGGTGCGTGTTTCCCTTGTTGGCGCCCGTGACCCAGCCTTCGCGCAAGCCCAGTTCATTATCCGCGATAACGCGCGTGACGGCGAGGTTCACCGGACCCGCGTACCCGACCGGCGCGCCGGTCCAGGCGGTGACTTCCTCGGGGGTCGCGAAAGCGATCGCATCGGCGTGCAGCAGGTTTTTGATTTTGGGAATATTCAGCTCGCGGTCGCCGCGCACCAGAGCGGCGACGGACTTGCCGTCCGCGTTGAGCAGGATGGTTTTGACCACGGCCGCCGGCGCAACCTTCAGGAAGGCCGCTACTTCTTCGACGGAATGCTTGTCCAGCGTATCCACCACAGTACAAGCAGGCGGTTCCGTATTGTCCTTTTGACCGTT of uncultured delta proteobacterium contains these proteins:
- the dxs gene encoding 1-deoxyxylulose-5-phosphate synthase, thiamine-requiring, FAD-requiring (Evidence 2a : Function of homologous gene experimentally demonstrated in an other organism; PubMedId : 10648511, 9371765, 9482846; Product type e : enzyme); its protein translation is MPSQTPLLDAIKHPTDVAALTYEETAALASELRQVIVETVSCTGGHLAPSLGVVELTLALLRMFNPEKDHLIWDVGHQAYAYKLLTGRAKEFHTLRQFGGLAGFPSPRESKYDHFGVGHSSTSISAALGMAFARDLALDDNHVIAVIGDGSMTAGQAYEGLNQAGATGKKLIVVLNDNEMSISKNVGALSFFLSRSLSVPWVRHAKRELEEFITAIPKVGGDLRELIVKAQQSLKGFVTPGMLFEALRFNYIGPVSGHNLEELTKALETAKEVDKPTLVHVLTIKGKGYAPAEENPVHFHGVGKFSPETGVCVMTQPGSHPPSYTEIFGATLTEMAEKNDRIVAITAAMPEGTGLSRFGEKFPDRFVDVGICEQHAVTFAAGLAARGYRPFVAIYSTFLQRSYDQIVHDVCLQNLPVVFCIDRAGIVGEDGATHQGVFDIAFLRHIPNMSILVPKDEEELRRALLTASIHDGPIAVRYPRGQGIGAALPATWDALPPNAMECLSQNGAEAAIIGLGPIVHSALAAANAYTAETGIPVDVYNARWAKPLPKEELLALAASYKTLILAEEGALMGGFGSGVLECLADAGALPGLAVHRIGLPDIFIEHGAAALLRQKYGLDVTSITDTLRVTLSKSEKKR
- the ispA gene encoding geranyltranstransferase (Evidence 2a : Function of homologous gene experimentally demonstrated in an other organism; Product type e : enzyme), with the translated sequence MTRRMTMTPDALKKHLKTEAARVEAFLSGCLGLLPGLPEGLRAAMDYSLLAGGKRLRPVLCLTFAKAFGEKNGQACPSITDAVMPFAAAIECIHTYSLIHDDLPAMDDDDMRRGRPSNHKQFDEATAILAGDALVTDAFAFMASAGTMLPADRVLAAVACMATAAGGPGMVGGQYLDMQYTLAKTATLEQLRGMHAMKTGALITASCLTGAILGGASAAEQQAVAVYGKSFGSAFQIMDDVLDVIGDPALLGKPIGSDAANEKPTYPSLLGLEESRILAREEAEKAIAALPDAGSQTAFLHALARYVVERNS
- a CDS encoding Exodeoxyribonuclease 7 small subunit (modular protein); the protein is MSQKPKFEKQMERLQWIVDELEKGDLALEKSVLLYKEGQILAAACREQLEKARLAVAVRDDSGLSAFPEASGSDMIHDEENDDDA
- a CDS encoding Peptidase M23, translated to MRHPINIFSLVLVCCILVLPLMAAAAEPQSRRVEVYPSPVTVSVPETVGDGTAFPCSFKASGLASVTVTFLKSSITAPADKNGEAVVLLPVPLDQPDTDAPLTWKASFTAALGAYAMPASGTATVKIRERSYPVQKLTVAPKYVTPDPELQERIEQERKLMGAALNTRSGTRHWSLPMARPVPGRITSLYGLRRVLNGQPRSAHKGLDFRGAEGSPITAIADGTVVLAGDFYYAGKFVVLDHGLGVVSISMHMSEVIARQGQAVKTGETIGLVGSTGRSTGPHLHLGVSVLGQSIDALTLLRLTEEDKAVYAAMMQSASEAPPQKTVKKTGGSAKKKSAPAPIKKSGKKADQKTAGKPAARSTQTGTGSTGPKQGTQ
- the xseA gene encoding Exodeoxyribonuclease 7 large subunit, with amino-acid sequence MSDAILTVGQLTRAVKGQLEGNFPFVWVRGQVSNCSRPGSGHLYFSLKDDEAILNAVWFKGSQKSTEAFDPLTGEVFEDGPRPGLAASLENGQEIICAGKLTVYPPRGSYQLVVEIAQDAGVGRLQLEFERIKAALLQKGYFDTARKRLLPHNPVRVAVVTAVTGAAIRDFLRVGAERGLGGEVRVYPALVQGNEAPAQIASALGCAAADGWAEVIVLIRGGGSLEDLWAFNTEIVADAVFASPVPVLAGIGHEVDVSIADMVADVRAATPTHAAQLLWTERRELAQRVDEVELHLQRVWQTGMAWREGRLAALAKALTWLSPERTLARWDERLANLTARLGRAAASNRERAVHTLQLLERRLPQAFTAALAAREHGVERLSLRLEGLDPLRPLERGYALARSAKGAFVRSVTDVAPGDGLDLILRDGSVPVRVETSNPSSGK
- a CDS encoding putative Beta-lactamase (Evidence 3 : Function proposed based on presence of conserved amino acid motif, structural feature or limited homology; Product type pe : putative enzyme) is translated as MKKFTITLALVFGLICGFPAIGPGAEKPVSPAPAPSLTEAAVRAAAEKGDPAAQYELGLALVKPIPPHFGPVKEGAEAVIWLEKSAGQGNMDAAFLLGYIYQYGTGVAKDVGKSVAWLTKAADAGNESAMITLAATYKVGDGVMKDKVKARNLYAKAAEKGNNNARTALATMYMDGDGVHKDGKLALAWFTRAVKDGHAPAMLGLGNLYAKKDLGLLNGPKALYWTHRAVAGGYVPAVYALGLLYRDGVGTVAPDAYQAYLWLGLTFELSGPHTEMPYWFENAARVLSPEQKKKADDEIDVWLKKGPPAPPAKEPQ
- the proS gene encoding prolyl-tRNA synthetase (Evidence 2a : Function of homologous gene experimentally demonstrated in an other organism; PubMedId : 1688424, 2203971, 9298646; Product type e : enzyme); the protein is MRFSQYFIPTLKEAPADAEVVSHKLLIRAGMIRRLTSGIYDYLPLGLKSIRKIETVVREEMNRAGALEMLMPTVQPADLWQESGRWDHYGKELLRFRDRHDRDYCLGPTHEEVITDMVRKEIKSYRQMPVNFYQIQGKFRDEIRPRFGLMRGREFIMKDAYSFDRDDAGADKSYKAMYDAYIRIFERLALKFKPVEADSGSIGGSFSHEFMVLAETGEDVIASCSACAYAANVERAVVLANGQKDNTEPPACTVVDTLDKHSVEEVAAFLKVAPAAVVKTILLNADGKSVAALVRGDRELNIPKIKNLLHADAIAFATPEEVTAWTGAPVGYAGPVNLAVTRVIADNELGLREGWVTGANKGNTHLVNVSLARDATIAEYADIRMIAEGDPCPACGGKLEFPRGIEVGHVFKLGTKYSEALRAVYLDENGKEQTTIMGCYGIGITRVLAACIEQNNDEGGIVFPPPVAPFHANVLNLDPKSADANAKADEIVACLEKQGLEVLLDDRDERPGIKFKDADLIGIPLQLVIGGKGLARGVIEAKDRRTNEKTELPVDGFAEAFAAWKTTVYAGWNM